A genome region from Melospiza melodia melodia isolate bMelMel2 chromosome 26, bMelMel2.pri, whole genome shotgun sequence includes the following:
- the MMP23B gene encoding matrix metalloproteinase-23 isoform X1: MDGAEQLPAGRRSAPSLEHKRSRGCRTSLGILCLFPILAVLAAVEFPAGAAVQEIQEDVPGPAVPSPAPAQRSRRYTLTPGHLRWDHFNLTYKILSFPRHLLSARATRRGLAAAFRMWSEVSPFSFREVPPELPSDLKIGFYSINHTDCLESLTHHCFDGTTGELAHAFFPPHGEIHFDDHEYWILGNTRFSWKKGVWLTDLVHVAAHEIGHALGLMHSLNPSALMHINATLTGRKSISQDEVWGIHRLYGCKDRLFMCPGWAKKGFCEERRKLMKKHCPATCDFCYEFPFPTVPPTLPPPRTKTKTVSEGRNVTFRCGQKIIHKKGKVHWYKDKELLEYSYPGYLSLNEDHMSIIANAINEGTYTCIVKKKERILTTYSWRIRLKH, from the exons ATGGACGGGGCTGAGCAGCTCCCTGCGGGCAGGAGAAGCGCCCCGAGCCTGGAGCACaagaggagcaggggctgcaggacctcgCTGGGGATTCTGTGTCTGTTCCccatcctggctgtgctggcagctgtggaatttccagctggagctgcagtgcaggaaattcag GAAGATGTGccaggcccagctgtgcccagcccagcccctgcccagcgcaGCCGGCGCTACACCCTGACCCCCGGGCACCTCAGGTGGGACCACTTCAACCTCACCTACAA GATCCTGTCCTTCCCCCGGCACCTGCTGAGCGCCAGGGCCACGCGCCGGGGGCTGGCGGCCGCGTTCCGCATGTGGAGCGAGGTGTCCCCGTTCAGCTTCAGGGAGGTGCCCCCCGAGCTCCCCAGCGACCTCAAAATCG GGTTCTACTCCATCAACCACACAGACTGCCTGGAGTCCCTGACCCACCACTGCTTCGACGGCACCACGGGCGAGCTGGCCCACGCCTTCTTCCCTCCCCACGGCGAAATCCACTTCGACGACCACGAGTATTGGATCCTGGGCAACACCAGGTTCAGCTGGAAGAAAG gaGTGTGGCTCACTGACCTGGTGCACGTGGCTGCCCACGAGATCGGGCACGCCCTGGGCCTGATGCACTCGCTGAACCCCAGCGCGCTCATGCACATCAACGCCACCCTGACGGGCAGGAAGAGCATCTCCCAGGACGAGGTGTGGGGCATCCACAGGCTCTACG gcTGCAAGGACAGGTTATTCATGTGCCCAGGGTGGGCcaagaaaggattctgtgaggAGCGCAGGAAGCTGATGAAGAAACACTGCCCGGCCACCTGCGACTTCTGCTACG aattcccatttccaaCGGTGCCCCCCACTCTGCCCCCACCAAGGACCAAAACCAAGACGGTTTCTGAGGGCAGGAACGTCACCTTCCGCTGCGGGCAGAAAATCATCCACAAAAAAGGCAAAGTCCA CTGGTACAAAGACAAGGAACTTCTGGAATATTCCTACCCAGGGTATTTATCCCTCAATGAAGATCACATGAGCATCATTGCAAATGCAATTAACGAAGGAACTTACACTTGcatagtgaagaaaaaagaaagaatccTCACTACTTATTCCTGGAGGATCAGACTGAAGCACTGA
- the MMP23B gene encoding matrix metalloproteinase-23 isoform X2: MDGAEQLPAGRRSAPSLEHKRSRGCRTSLGILCLFPILAVLAAVEFPAGAAVQEIQEDVPGPAVPSPAPAQRSRRYTLTPGHLRWDHFNLTYKILSFPRHLLSARATRRGLAAAFRMWSEVSPFSFREVPPELPSDLKIGFYSINHTDCLESLTHHCFDGTTGELAHAFFPPHGEIHFDDHEYWILGNTRFSWKKGCKDRLFMCPGWAKKGFCEERRKLMKKHCPATCDFCYEFPFPTVPPTLPPPRTKTKTVSEGRNVTFRCGQKIIHKKGKVHWYKDKELLEYSYPGYLSLNEDHMSIIANAINEGTYTCIVKKKERILTTYSWRIRLKH, encoded by the exons ATGGACGGGGCTGAGCAGCTCCCTGCGGGCAGGAGAAGCGCCCCGAGCCTGGAGCACaagaggagcaggggctgcaggacctcgCTGGGGATTCTGTGTCTGTTCCccatcctggctgtgctggcagctgtggaatttccagctggagctgcagtgcaggaaattcag GAAGATGTGccaggcccagctgtgcccagcccagcccctgcccagcgcaGCCGGCGCTACACCCTGACCCCCGGGCACCTCAGGTGGGACCACTTCAACCTCACCTACAA GATCCTGTCCTTCCCCCGGCACCTGCTGAGCGCCAGGGCCACGCGCCGGGGGCTGGCGGCCGCGTTCCGCATGTGGAGCGAGGTGTCCCCGTTCAGCTTCAGGGAGGTGCCCCCCGAGCTCCCCAGCGACCTCAAAATCG GGTTCTACTCCATCAACCACACAGACTGCCTGGAGTCCCTGACCCACCACTGCTTCGACGGCACCACGGGCGAGCTGGCCCACGCCTTCTTCCCTCCCCACGGCGAAATCCACTTCGACGACCACGAGTATTGGATCCTGGGCAACACCAGGTTCAGCTGGAAGAAAG gcTGCAAGGACAGGTTATTCATGTGCCCAGGGTGGGCcaagaaaggattctgtgaggAGCGCAGGAAGCTGATGAAGAAACACTGCCCGGCCACCTGCGACTTCTGCTACG aattcccatttccaaCGGTGCCCCCCACTCTGCCCCCACCAAGGACCAAAACCAAGACGGTTTCTGAGGGCAGGAACGTCACCTTCCGCTGCGGGCAGAAAATCATCCACAAAAAAGGCAAAGTCCA CTGGTACAAAGACAAGGAACTTCTGGAATATTCCTACCCAGGGTATTTATCCCTCAATGAAGATCACATGAGCATCATTGCAAATGCAATTAACGAAGGAACTTACACTTGcatagtgaagaaaaaagaaagaatccTCACTACTTATTCCTGGAGGATCAGACTGAAGCACTGA